One Fundidesulfovibrio terrae genomic window carries:
- a CDS encoding DNA internalization-related competence protein ComEC/Rec2, which produces MATAKVPGLLPWQVLFLACAGGAWAIHDPFTGFGAASLAALCNLIAGRKSPRVFIFALAALTGFAYAWLRLPHAPEIPAWIDQRPRGVLAGQVASVEEKPGNRLEVLLESPEFRFPSGETGPIPGDLVWTWQDPTFRPVPGSRVEVAARPHATGGFDNPGGTDWAWRWRIRGVFFRAFSLGAKGAAVAAQADATPLERWRTGLRDAILRGAGGGSPGGMVLGLTTGERFAIAPADLDRVRRASLSHLLAVSGMNLAAVVAMGWGLAWLAGLAWPGVYLRLPRPKLAVAAGFPLVACYLWLGRFEPSLMRAALMFAAWGVLVWLGRPRVLLDGLFFALAAMFAWDPLCVFDVGLQLSAAAVCGLVLLLPLAEPVFTWLGKAGPRRIAVVPLGWLLVTLAAQLSVLPIQFSVFGEASPHLYLNLLWAPLVDWAAQPLAYLGALTVTWWPGLGDPLLSWSARVCEILLESLKYMDARGWLAVFPVQRPWQPEVLGYAVLLGGLAWIRGLPNRHRAAWLALGLALLIAPPLYRAWDLSSDRVRLTVLDVGQGQSVLLEAPGGRRYLVDGGGTLSGSFDLGRSVLSPALTWGRPPAVEGIVMSHPDRDHTGGFVYLLNTYRVGFLAGNGELPKAEDFNTALHASGLTPRAWRAGECIELQPDLFLEVLHPAEGYHRNGNDASLVLRVVWHGRGLAMLPGDAGKDALIPLGGSGRDMAADVLVTPHHGSKSALAPGFYRSVGATWALISCGRGNTFGFPAPDVVQTLAQSGAATLSTAYAGAITATWESPDGPPVVRTMH; this is translated from the coding sequence TTGGCCACGGCCAAGGTCCCCGGGCTCCTGCCCTGGCAGGTTCTGTTCCTGGCCTGCGCCGGGGGGGCCTGGGCCATCCACGACCCTTTCACCGGATTTGGCGCGGCATCGCTTGCCGCACTCTGCAATCTGATCGCGGGGCGGAAATCGCCCCGCGTTTTTATTTTTGCCCTGGCGGCGCTTACGGGCTTTGCCTACGCCTGGCTGCGCCTGCCGCATGCCCCCGAGATTCCCGCCTGGATCGATCAGCGCCCCAGGGGGGTTCTTGCCGGGCAGGTCGCGAGCGTGGAGGAGAAGCCGGGCAACCGCCTGGAGGTCCTCCTCGAATCCCCCGAATTCCGCTTCCCCTCGGGCGAGACGGGCCCCATCCCCGGCGATCTGGTCTGGACCTGGCAGGACCCGACCTTCCGGCCCGTTCCCGGCAGCCGCGTGGAGGTGGCCGCGCGCCCCCACGCCACCGGCGGCTTCGACAACCCCGGCGGCACGGATTGGGCCTGGCGCTGGCGCATCCGGGGTGTGTTCTTCCGGGCGTTCTCGCTTGGCGCCAAGGGCGCCGCCGTGGCCGCCCAGGCGGACGCGACTCCCCTGGAGCGCTGGCGCACGGGGCTGCGCGACGCCATCCTGCGCGGCGCGGGGGGCGGCTCTCCCGGCGGCATGGTGCTCGGACTCACCACGGGCGAGCGTTTCGCCATCGCCCCGGCCGACCTGGACCGGGTGCGCCGGGCGTCGCTGTCGCACCTTTTGGCCGTGTCCGGCATGAACCTGGCGGCGGTGGTGGCCATGGGCTGGGGACTGGCCTGGCTTGCCGGTCTCGCCTGGCCGGGCGTGTACCTGCGCCTGCCCAGGCCCAAGCTGGCCGTGGCCGCCGGGTTCCCCCTGGTGGCCTGCTACCTGTGGCTGGGGCGATTCGAGCCGTCGCTCATGCGCGCGGCGCTCATGTTCGCGGCCTGGGGGGTGCTGGTCTGGCTCGGCCGCCCCCGGGTGCTGCTGGACGGCCTGTTCTTCGCCCTGGCGGCCATGTTCGCGTGGGACCCGCTGTGCGTCTTCGACGTGGGCCTGCAGCTCTCGGCCGCCGCCGTGTGCGGGCTGGTGCTGCTCCTGCCCCTGGCGGAGCCCGTTTTCACCTGGCTCGGCAAGGCCGGCCCTCGGCGTATCGCCGTGGTCCCGCTCGGCTGGCTGCTGGTGACGCTGGCGGCCCAGCTCTCGGTGCTGCCCATCCAGTTCTCGGTATTCGGGGAGGCCAGCCCGCACCTGTACCTGAACCTGCTCTGGGCCCCCCTGGTGGATTGGGCCGCGCAGCCGTTGGCCTACCTGGGGGCGCTCACGGTCACCTGGTGGCCCGGCCTGGGCGATCCGCTGCTCTCCTGGTCGGCCAGGGTCTGCGAGATATTGCTCGAAAGCCTCAAGTACATGGACGCGCGCGGCTGGCTCGCGGTGTTTCCGGTGCAGCGCCCCTGGCAGCCGGAGGTGTTGGGGTACGCAGTCCTCCTTGGCGGACTGGCCTGGATACGCGGCCTCCCGAACAGGCACCGCGCCGCCTGGCTGGCGCTCGGCCTTGCGCTTTTGATTGCGCCGCCGCTGTACCGCGCCTGGGACTTGAGCAGCGACCGGGTGCGCCTGACCGTGCTGGACGTGGGCCAGGGCCAGTCGGTGCTCCTGGAAGCGCCCGGAGGACGGCGCTACCTGGTGGACGGAGGAGGAACGCTGTCCGGAAGCTTCGACCTGGGGCGCTCAGTCCTCTCGCCCGCGCTCACCTGGGGACGGCCGCCTGCGGTTGAAGGGATCGTCATGTCCCACCCGGACCGGGACCACACAGGGGGATTCGTCTACCTGCTGAACACTTACCGGGTGGGATTTCTGGCGGGCAACGGCGAGCTGCCCAAGGCAGAAGATTTCAACACGGCGCTTCACGCAAGCGGGCTCACGCCCCGCGCCTGGCGCGCCGGGGAGTGCATCGAGCTGCAACCGGACCTGTTCCTGGAGGTGCTGCACCCCGCCGAGGGCTATCACAGGAACGGCAACGACGCGTCGCTGGTCTTGCGGGTGGTCTGGCACGGGCGGGGGCTGGCGATGCTCCCGGGAGACGCGGGCAAGGACGCCCTCATCCCCCTGGGAGGCTCAGGGCGGGACATGGCCGCCGACGTGCTGGTCACGCCCCACCACGGCAGCAAGAGCGCCCTGGCTCCAGGGTTCTACCGGAGCGTGGGGGCCACATGGGCGCTCATCAGTTGCGGGCGCGGCAACACTTTCGGCTTCCCCGCCCCGGACGTGGTCCAGACGCTTGCGCAGTCGGGCGCGGCCACGCTCTCCACGGCCTACGCCGGGGCGATCACCGCCACCTGGGAGTCGCCGGACGGGCCGCCCGTGGTGCGGACGATGCATTGA
- a CDS encoding AraC family transcriptional regulator: MSETEKSYRRRMLTVLSHIQENLDGELTLEGLSRIAGFSRFHFHRIFLGMTGETVGAHIRRLRLTRAAWRLEFTGASVTETGLEAGYDAAEAFSRAFKAQYGESPSRFREYSRKRRRERVAELFPFPEDFLNHNLKGAVAVDVIVSRKEALRVACTRAVGPYAQSAKEAWGKMMAWAGPKGLFGPSTRFIGVGYDNPNTTAPELLRYDACVTVGPDVDGEGEVVVTELPGGEYATVVHKGPYEELEKTYMWFYGVWLPQSGREPAVRPGYEVYLNDPCTTAPAELLTEINMPLEEK, from the coding sequence ATGTCCGAGACGGAAAAAAGCTACCGCCGCCGCATGCTCACGGTGCTTTCGCACATCCAGGAGAACCTGGACGGTGAGCTCACCCTGGAGGGGCTCTCGCGCATCGCCGGGTTCTCGCGTTTTCATTTCCACCGCATCTTCCTGGGCATGACCGGGGAGACCGTGGGGGCGCACATCCGCCGCCTTCGCCTGACCCGGGCCGCATGGCGCCTGGAGTTCACCGGGGCGAGCGTCACAGAAACGGGACTGGAGGCCGGATACGATGCGGCCGAGGCATTCAGCAGGGCCTTCAAGGCCCAGTACGGGGAATCGCCCAGCCGGTTCCGGGAGTATTCCCGAAAGCGCCGCCGGGAGCGCGTGGCCGAGCTGTTCCCCTTCCCCGAGGATTTTCTCAACCACAATCTCAAAGGAGCTGTCGCCGTGGACGTGATCGTAAGCCGTAAGGAAGCCCTGCGAGTGGCCTGCACCCGGGCCGTGGGGCCTTATGCCCAGTCCGCCAAGGAGGCCTGGGGCAAGATGATGGCTTGGGCCGGACCCAAGGGGCTTTTCGGCCCGAGCACCCGCTTCATCGGGGTCGGCTACGACAACCCCAACACCACCGCGCCGGAGCTTCTGCGCTACGACGCCTGCGTCACCGTGGGGCCGGACGTGGACGGCGAGGGGGAAGTCGTGGTCACGGAGCTGCCGGGCGGCGAGTATGCCACGGTGGTTCACAAGGGGCCCTACGAAGAGCTGGAAAAGACCTACATGTGGTTCTACGGGGTGTGGTTGCCCCAGTCCGGGCGGGAGCCGGCCGTGCGGCCCGGCTACGAGGTGTACCTGAACGACCCGTGCACCACCGCGCCGGCAGAGCTTCTGACCGAGATCAACATGCCGCTGGAAGAGAAATAA
- a CDS encoding cation-efflux pump, which translates to MHIDSHEAGKEKRGAAMSSLVAAVFLTSMKLAVGLSTNSLGILSEAAHSGLDLVAAAVTYFAVRYSSVPADTRHPYGHGKMENLSALVETLLLLLTCVYIVREAVNRLFYAPEAVEVTWWSFGVMAVSIVIDISRSRMLKRMAEKHNSQALEADALHFSTDIWSSAVVILGLGCVWIAQMLPVGSPWRSVLERADAVAALGVSAIVVWVSVRLGREAIDVLLDGGSQDMVDEIRSAVEDIQGVRGVGQVRARISGPSAFVDLILDISRHASFEEAHKIGARAEDAVKEILPGADVVVHLTPVAAQERDLFELVRGVAARQALGVHGLRAHQSPSGLHLEMHVEVPDGLSLARAHELVTQFEDEVRGVLKEPVTIASHIEPVGEADLARDNRVDHSEDVKRRVEHLVGTTDGVTDCHGVAVHRLGTKYAVSFHCRMDPSVSIGHAHEMTARLEDMVRAAVEDIGRVVIHVEPEEGAPASGYPAGGP; encoded by the coding sequence ATGCACATCGACAGCCATGAAGCCGGGAAGGAAAAGCGCGGGGCGGCCATGTCCTCGCTCGTGGCGGCGGTCTTTCTCACCTCCATGAAGCTGGCCGTGGGCCTGTCCACCAACTCCCTGGGCATCCTCTCCGAGGCGGCCCATTCGGGCCTGGACCTGGTTGCCGCCGCCGTCACCTATTTCGCGGTGCGCTACTCCTCCGTTCCCGCCGACACCCGCCACCCCTACGGGCACGGCAAGATGGAGAACCTCTCCGCCCTGGTGGAGACGCTCCTTCTGCTGCTGACCTGCGTCTACATCGTGCGCGAGGCCGTGAACCGGCTCTTCTACGCCCCCGAGGCTGTGGAGGTCACCTGGTGGAGCTTCGGGGTCATGGCCGTGTCCATCGTCATCGATATTTCACGCTCCCGCATGCTCAAGAGGATGGCCGAAAAGCACAACAGCCAGGCCCTGGAGGCCGACGCCCTACACTTCTCCACGGACATCTGGTCCTCGGCGGTGGTCATTCTGGGCCTCGGCTGCGTCTGGATCGCGCAGATGCTCCCCGTCGGCTCCCCCTGGCGCTCCGTGCTGGAGCGCGCCGACGCCGTGGCCGCGCTTGGCGTGAGCGCCATCGTGGTCTGGGTGAGCGTGCGCCTGGGGCGCGAGGCCATAGACGTGCTCCTGGACGGCGGTTCGCAGGACATGGTGGATGAGATACGCTCCGCCGTGGAGGACATCCAAGGGGTGCGTGGCGTGGGGCAGGTTCGGGCCAGGATTTCCGGTCCGTCGGCCTTCGTGGACCTGATCCTGGACATCTCCCGCCATGCGAGCTTCGAGGAGGCCCACAAGATCGGGGCCCGGGCTGAGGACGCGGTGAAGGAGATTCTTCCCGGCGCGGACGTGGTGGTGCACCTGACGCCCGTTGCCGCCCAGGAGCGCGACCTGTTCGAACTGGTGCGCGGGGTGGCCGCCAGGCAGGCCCTGGGGGTTCACGGGCTGCGCGCTCATCAGAGCCCGAGCGGCCTGCACCTGGAGATGCATGTGGAGGTGCCGGACGGCTTAAGCCTGGCCCGGGCGCACGAGCTGGTCACGCAGTTCGAGGACGAAGTGCGCGGGGTGCTCAAGGAGCCCGTGACCATCGCCAGCCACATCGAGCCCGTGGGCGAGGCCGATCTGGCCAGGGACAACCGGGTGGACCATTCCGAGGACGTGAAGCGCCGGGTGGAGCATCTGGTGGGCACAACCGACGGGGTGACGGACTGCCACGGCGTGGCCGTGCACCGGCTGGGGACGAAGTATGCGGTGAGCTTCCACTGCCGCATGGACCCGTCGGTGTCCATCGGCCACGCCCACGAGATGACGGCCCGCCTGGAGGACATGGTCCGGGCCGCCGTCGAGGACATCGGGCGGGTGGTGATCCACGTGGAGCCCGAGGAGGGCGCTCCGGCCAGCGGTTATCCTGCGGGCGGGCCGTAG
- a CDS encoding L-serine ammonia-lyase, giving the protein MRPITTSVFELFKIGPGPSSSHTIGPMLAAREFVDQAGQLPPAVLDQVRAVEVRLFGSLAATGRGHGTVRAVLAGLLGHRPESCPPDILDSMAGFEAGTVRLGGRDVPISEATVVFDLFDLPDRHPNTIRFSLKGESGDILLEREAYSVGGGFIEWKDDVPAERPAPAHPFSTMAELLDVIDSTGLSLPEVMLDNEAALTGLTRQEIGAKLEHVMRVMEDSVERGLEAEGPLPGPLGLHRKAHALFERYRQDPQMQDRPILALCACAFAAAEENASGHTIVTAPTAGASGVLPAVLYVTKNLRPTAGVFRKVLREALLASAVVGMLAKHNASVSGAEVGCQGEVGVASAMAAAFLAQVYGHPAWVIENAAETALEHHLGLTCDPVQGYVQIPCIERNAMGAVKAFAAYQIAAAEVPGHHMVGLDQAMKAMAETGRDMCAKYRETAQGGLAAIVRC; this is encoded by the coding sequence ATGCGCCCCATCACCACCTCCGTTTTCGAACTTTTCAAGATCGGCCCCGGCCCTTCCAGCTCCCACACCATCGGCCCCATGCTGGCCGCCCGCGAATTCGTGGACCAGGCCGGGCAGCTGCCCCCGGCCGTGCTCGACCAGGTGCGCGCCGTCGAGGTCCGCCTGTTCGGGTCCCTGGCCGCCACGGGCCGCGGGCACGGCACGGTGCGCGCCGTTCTGGCGGGGCTCCTGGGGCACCGCCCCGAGAGCTGCCCGCCGGACATCCTGGACTCCATGGCCGGATTCGAGGCCGGGACGGTGCGCCTGGGCGGGCGCGACGTGCCCATATCCGAGGCCACGGTGGTCTTCGACCTGTTCGACCTGCCGGATCGCCACCCCAACACCATCCGGTTCAGCCTCAAGGGCGAATCCGGAGACATCCTCCTCGAACGGGAAGCCTATTCCGTTGGCGGTGGGTTCATCGAGTGGAAGGACGACGTTCCGGCCGAGCGGCCCGCTCCGGCGCATCCCTTCTCCACCATGGCGGAGCTGCTTGACGTGATCGATTCCACGGGGCTTTCCCTGCCCGAGGTGATGCTGGACAACGAGGCCGCGCTGACCGGGCTTACGCGCCAGGAGATCGGCGCGAAGCTCGAGCACGTCATGCGGGTCATGGAGGATTCCGTGGAGCGCGGGTTGGAGGCCGAGGGGCCGCTGCCCGGGCCGCTGGGGCTTCACCGCAAGGCTCACGCTCTGTTCGAGCGCTACCGCCAGGACCCCCAGATGCAGGACCGCCCCATCCTGGCCCTGTGCGCCTGCGCCTTCGCGGCGGCCGAGGAGAACGCCTCGGGGCACACCATCGTCACCGCGCCCACGGCCGGGGCGTCGGGAGTGCTTCCGGCGGTCCTCTACGTCACCAAGAACCTGCGCCCCACGGCCGGGGTGTTCCGCAAGGTGCTGCGCGAGGCCTTGCTGGCCTCGGCTGTGGTGGGGATGCTGGCCAAGCACAACGCCTCGGTGAGCGGGGCGGAGGTAGGCTGCCAGGGCGAGGTGGGGGTGGCGTCGGCCATGGCGGCGGCTTTCCTGGCCCAGGTGTACGGCCATCCCGCCTGGGTCATCGAGAACGCGGCCGAGACGGCCCTGGAGCACCACCTGGGCCTCACTTGCGACCCGGTGCAGGGCTACGTGCAGATCCCCTGCATCGAGCGCAACGCCATGGGCGCGGTGAAGGCGTTCGCCGCTTACCAGATCGCGGCGGCCGAGGTGCCGGGCCACCATATGGTGGGCCTGGACCAGGCCATGAAGGCCATGGCCGAGACCGGCCGGGACATGTGCGCCAAATACCGCGAGACCGCCCAGGGCGGGCTCGCGGCCATCGTGCGCTGCTGA
- the murA gene encoding UDP-N-acetylglucosamine 1-carboxyvinyltransferase produces MDKLIIEGGLPLRGRVRVSGSKNAALPILFASILLDSPVTYTNVPNLRDIHTTLKLLNILGLEAGFESGAAEVKPAGQLNPEAPYDLVKTMRASVLCLGPLLARLGEARVALPGGCAIGARPVNLHLTALEKMGARFDLDSGYIEGKTSGLHGAKIVFDQVTVGGTENLLMAAALAKGETILENAAREPEVVDLANFLIACGAKITGHGTPVIRIEGVESLSGCRYPIMSDRIEAGTYLVAAAMTGGELTLENCPCEAMDAVFSKLREMGVVIDEAPDGLVVRRGGELKCMDVTTIPYPGFPTDMQAQIMALMCVSSGAGTIRETIFENRFMHVQELMRMGADIKVSSQSAFVRGVTRLTGAPVMASDLRASASLVVAGLTAHGVTEVQRIYHLDRGYEAMEVKLQALGARIKRAKE; encoded by the coding sequence ATGGACAAACTGATCATCGAAGGCGGACTGCCCCTGCGCGGCCGGGTGCGCGTCTCCGGCTCCAAGAACGCGGCCCTGCCCATACTCTTCGCTTCCATCCTGCTGGACAGCCCCGTCACATACACCAACGTCCCCAACCTGCGCGACATCCACACCACGCTGAAGCTCCTGAACATCCTGGGGCTCGAAGCCGGGTTCGAGAGCGGCGCCGCCGAGGTGAAGCCCGCCGGGCAGCTCAACCCCGAGGCCCCCTACGACCTGGTGAAGACCATGCGCGCCTCGGTGCTCTGCCTCGGACCGCTCCTGGCCAGGCTCGGCGAAGCCCGCGTGGCCCTGCCCGGCGGATGCGCCATCGGGGCCCGGCCCGTGAACCTGCACCTGACCGCCCTGGAAAAGATGGGCGCGCGCTTCGACCTGGATTCCGGCTACATCGAGGGCAAGACCAGCGGCCTGCACGGCGCCAAGATCGTCTTCGACCAGGTGACGGTGGGCGGCACGGAGAACCTGCTCATGGCAGCCGCCCTGGCCAAGGGCGAAACCATTCTCGAAAACGCCGCCCGCGAGCCCGAAGTGGTGGACCTGGCCAACTTCCTCATCGCCTGCGGAGCCAAGATCACCGGCCACGGCACCCCGGTGATCCGCATAGAGGGGGTCGAATCGCTCTCGGGCTGCCGGTATCCCATCATGTCCGACCGCATCGAGGCGGGCACCTACCTGGTGGCCGCCGCCATGACCGGTGGCGAGCTGACCCTGGAAAACTGCCCCTGCGAGGCCATGGACGCCGTGTTCAGCAAGCTGCGCGAGATGGGCGTGGTCATCGACGAAGCCCCTGACGGCCTGGTGGTCCGCAGGGGCGGCGAACTCAAGTGCATGGACGTGACCACCATCCCCTACCCCGGCTTCCCCACGGACATGCAGGCCCAGATCATGGCCCTCATGTGCGTGTCCTCCGGGGCGGGCACCATCCGCGAGACCATCTTCGAGAACCGCTTCATGCACGTGCAGGAGCTCATGCGCATGGGGGCCGACATCAAGGTCAGCTCCCAGAGCGCCTTCGTGCGCGGCGTGACCCGCCTCACCGGCGCGCCGGTCATGGCCTCGGACCTGCGGGCCAGCGCCTCCCTGGTGGTGGCCGGGCTCACCGCCCACGGCGTAACCGAGGTGCAGCGCATCTACCATCTGGACCGGGGCTACGAAGCCATGGAGGTGAAACTCCAGGCCCTGGGCGCGCGCATCAAGCGGGCCAAGGAATAG
- the trpS gene encoding tryptophan--tRNA ligase → MTANNRIVSGMRPTGPLHLGHYFGVLVNWIDFHKDHDCLFFVADWHALTTEYADPQRIKGFVPELVKDWVAAGLDPNRCVMFQQSQVKEHAELNLLLSMITPVSWLERNPTYKDVRDQLDGTKDLSTFGFLGYPVLMASDILIYNPKWVPVGHDQLPHLELTREIARRANHLWGETFVEPEAKLTQAPKLPGLDGRKMSKSYGNAIYLGEDPEAIRKKVTGMVTCVKRVRLKDPGEPDECNLFPYHQLVTPAAEVAEVACACRAATMGCGDCKKKMFANLLNFLEPMQARRREFDQDPDLAWDILKNGNDKAREAAAVVMDDLKGKLNFC, encoded by the coding sequence ATGACCGCCAACAACCGTATCGTCTCCGGCATGCGTCCCACCGGCCCCCTGCACCTGGGGCACTATTTCGGCGTTTTGGTCAACTGGATCGACTTCCACAAGGACCACGACTGCCTCTTTTTCGTGGCCGACTGGCACGCCCTGACCACCGAATACGCCGATCCCCAGAGGATCAAGGGATTCGTGCCCGAGCTGGTGAAGGACTGGGTGGCCGCCGGACTCGACCCCAACCGCTGCGTCATGTTCCAGCAGTCCCAGGTCAAGGAGCACGCCGAGCTGAACCTCCTGCTCTCCATGATCACCCCCGTGAGCTGGCTGGAGCGCAACCCCACCTACAAGGACGTGCGCGATCAGCTCGACGGCACCAAGGACCTCTCCACCTTCGGCTTCCTGGGCTATCCCGTGCTCATGGCCTCGGACATCCTCATCTACAACCCCAAGTGGGTTCCCGTGGGACACGACCAGCTGCCCCACCTGGAACTCACCCGCGAGATCGCCCGGCGCGCCAACCACCTCTGGGGCGAGACCTTCGTGGAGCCCGAGGCCAAGCTCACCCAGGCCCCCAAGCTCCCCGGCCTGGACGGGCGCAAGATGTCCAAAAGCTACGGCAACGCCATCTACCTGGGCGAGGACCCGGAAGCGATCCGCAAGAAGGTCACGGGCATGGTCACCTGCGTCAAGCGCGTGCGCCTCAAGGACCCCGGCGAGCCCGACGAGTGCAACCTGTTCCCCTACCACCAGCTGGTCACCCCGGCCGCCGAGGTGGCCGAGGTCGCCTGCGCCTGCCGCGCCGCCACCATGGGCTGCGGCGATTGCAAGAAGAAGATGTTCGCCAACCTGCTCAATTTCCTGGAGCCCATGCAGGCGCGGCGCCGCGAGTTCGATCAAGATCCTGATCTGGCCTGGGATATTCTGAAGAACGGGAACGACAAGGCCCGCGAGGCCGCGGCCGTGGTCATGGACGACCTGAAGGGGAAGCTGAACTTCTGTTAA
- a CDS encoding methyl-accepting chemotaxis protein has product MNNVRVGVRLVTAFILVSLLATVVGAVGYWGLKSTNAYLDASNKKYVPAIQYLAAVRFNLRNLVVAQRTLLIDKITPQERQRQKDNFELFRKAYAEARAKYETLPQTPQEKAAWGVFLAALEKTRAINDQAMQLVGEWEKDMANDALFQKLTDLAMIQTAAANRELNDAIAKVMEINVQNARNDSLSADKEAGVLSWLMLSLAVGTPVASILIGLWVTRSIVSPLKKNMAFSEAVAGGDLDAVLDVSCKDETGKLADGLRFMVKTLKEKIAEADAKSAQAAREAENARVAMAEAEAAKEQAEAAKREGMLQAAGQLEGVVEIVTSASEELSAQVEQSSRGSESQAQRIGETATAMEQMNATVLEVAKSASQAASTSARAGEKADEGARIVGRVVEGIGEVQRQALALKGGMTELGVQAEGIGRVMNVISDIADQTNLLALNAAIEAARAGEAGRGFAVVADEVRKLAEKTMTATKEVGDAIGGIQTGTRRNIDNVDQAAVKIDEATALAGESGEALREIVALVETTADQVRSIAAASEEQSAASEEINRSIEEISRISTETSEGMRQSATAVAELADQSQVLKGLIEEMQSDGGAGASLPAGRRKPRAIGR; this is encoded by the coding sequence GTGAACAACGTCCGTGTCGGAGTCCGTCTGGTGACGGCGTTCATCCTGGTTTCCCTGCTGGCCACCGTGGTGGGCGCCGTGGGTTATTGGGGGCTTAAGTCCACCAACGCCTATCTGGACGCGAGCAACAAGAAGTACGTGCCCGCCATCCAGTATCTGGCGGCGGTGCGCTTCAATCTGCGCAATCTCGTGGTGGCCCAGCGCACCCTTCTCATCGACAAGATCACCCCCCAGGAGCGTCAGCGCCAGAAAGACAACTTCGAGCTTTTCCGCAAGGCCTACGCCGAAGCCAGGGCCAAGTACGAGACCCTCCCCCAGACTCCGCAGGAAAAGGCCGCCTGGGGCGTGTTCCTCGCCGCCTTGGAGAAAACGCGCGCCATCAACGACCAGGCCATGCAGCTTGTCGGCGAATGGGAAAAGGACATGGCAAACGACGCCCTTTTCCAGAAGCTCACCGACCTGGCCATGATCCAGACCGCCGCCGCCAACCGGGAGCTGAACGACGCCATCGCCAAGGTGATGGAGATAAACGTCCAGAACGCCCGCAACGATTCCCTCTCGGCCGACAAGGAGGCGGGCGTCCTGTCCTGGCTCATGCTGTCGCTGGCCGTGGGCACGCCCGTGGCGTCCATCCTGATCGGGCTGTGGGTGACGCGCTCCATCGTGTCGCCGCTCAAGAAGAACATGGCTTTCTCCGAGGCCGTCGCGGGAGGCGATCTGGACGCCGTGCTGGACGTCTCCTGCAAGGATGAGACAGGCAAGCTGGCCGACGGGTTGCGCTTCATGGTGAAGACCCTCAAGGAGAAGATCGCCGAGGCCGACGCCAAGAGCGCCCAGGCCGCGCGGGAGGCGGAAAACGCCCGCGTCGCCATGGCCGAGGCCGAGGCGGCCAAGGAGCAGGCCGAGGCCGCCAAGCGCGAGGGCATGCTCCAGGCCGCCGGGCAACTGGAGGGCGTGGTGGAGATCGTCACCTCCGCCTCGGAGGAGCTTTCGGCCCAGGTGGAGCAGTCCAGTCGGGGCTCGGAGAGCCAGGCCCAGCGCATCGGAGAAACCGCCACGGCAATGGAGCAGATGAACGCCACCGTCCTGGAGGTGGCCAAGAGCGCCTCCCAGGCCGCGAGCACCTCGGCCAGGGCCGGTGAGAAGGCCGATGAAGGGGCCAGGATCGTGGGCCGGGTGGTGGAGGGCATCGGAGAGGTGCAGCGCCAGGCCTTGGCCCTCAAGGGAGGCATGACGGAACTCGGCGTCCAGGCAGAGGGCATCGGCCGGGTCATGAACGTCATCTCCGACATCGCGGACCAGACCAACCTGCTGGCCCTGAACGCCGCCATCGAGGCCGCCCGGGCCGGAGAGGCCGGGCGCGGCTTCGCCGTGGTGGCCGACGAGGTGCGGAAGCTGGCCGAGAAGACCATGACCGCCACCAAGGAAGTGGGCGACGCCATCGGCGGCATCCAGACGGGCACCCGGCGCAACATCGACAACGTGGACCAGGCCGCTGTGAAGATCGACGAAGCCACGGCCCTGGCGGGCGAGTCCGGCGAGGCCCTGCGCGAGATCGTCGCCCTGGTGGAGACCACCGCCGACCAGGTGCGCTCCATCGCCGCGGCCAGCGAGGAGCAGTCCGCCGCCAGCGAGGAGATCAACCGCTCCATCGAGGAGATCAGCCGGATTTCAACCGAGACCTCGGAGGGAATGCGCCAGTCCGCGACGGCCGTGGCCGAACTGGCCGACCAGTCCCAGGTGCTCAAGGGGCTCATCGAGGAAATGCAGTCCGACGGAGGCGCAGGGGCGAGCCTGCCCGCCGGGCGGCGCAAGCCCCGCGCCATCGGGCGTTAG